From Selenomonas ruminantium AC2024, a single genomic window includes:
- a CDS encoding esterase, which yields MVTYEYGNPNAVITLVQTVDEHDIAGMDDEVAEIQRLSGKEFRLLAVKVESWNRDLSPWPAPAVFGKDDFGDGAGELLTEILKLCQDESKIYYLGGYSLAALFSLWAAYQTDKFAGIAAASPSIWFPRFVDYMKSTAIKCPNVYLSLGDKEEKTKNAVMSSVGDCIRDGCAWLKEQGLNCTLEWNTGGHFKEPEIRTARAFAWLLSSAVLTCNDCGI from the coding sequence ATGGTTACTTATGAATATGGTAATCCAAATGCGGTTATTACACTCGTTCAGACTGTGGATGAACATGATATAGCAGGAATGGATGATGAAGTGGCAGAAATTCAGAGGCTGTCCGGCAAAGAATTTCGCTTGTTGGCCGTCAAGGTGGAAAGCTGGAACCGTGATTTATCTCCGTGGCCGGCACCTGCGGTTTTTGGAAAGGATGATTTTGGCGATGGTGCAGGAGAACTGTTGACCGAAATCCTAAAGCTTTGTCAGGACGAAAGCAAAATCTATTATCTGGGCGGATATTCGCTGGCGGCCCTGTTTTCCCTTTGGGCTGCTTACCAAACCGATAAATTCGCGGGCATTGCTGCTGCTTCACCATCTATCTGGTTTCCGAGGTTTGTTGACTACATGAAGAGCACGGCGATTAAATGCCCAAACGTATACCTCAGCCTTGGCGATAAAGAAGAAAAGACCAAAAATGCAGTTATGTCAAGTGTGGGGGATTGCATACGGGATGGCTGCGCATGGCTTAAGGAGCAGGGTCTTAACTGTACGCTGGAATGGAATACTGGCGGGCATTTTAAGGAGCCGGAGATTCGGACAGCGAGAGCTTTTGCGTGGCTTCTAAGTTCAGCCGTGTTAACGTGTAATGACTGTGGAATCTAA
- a CDS encoding alpha/beta hydrolase → MQVLYIHGKGGNAEESKHYEPLFPQDKVSGLDYQTFSPGDTGREIRTAVEQLVKKGEEIILIANSIGAFFSMNAGIDGLIQKAYFISPIVDMERLILDMMRWANVTEAELEAQGVIHTEFGEDLSWEYLSYVRNHPLKWNVPTQILYGEKDQLTSLATMKNFAEKHHAGLTVMENGEHWFHTEEQMAFLDHWILGAK, encoded by the coding sequence ATGCAGGTTTTGTATATACATGGCAAAGGCGGAAATGCTGAGGAAAGCAAACATTATGAGCCGCTTTTTCCCCAGGATAAGGTTAGCGGGCTGGATTATCAGACCTTTTCGCCTGGGGATACTGGCCGGGAAATTCGGACTGCTGTTGAGCAGCTGGTGAAAAAGGGTGAGGAGATTATCCTGATTGCCAACAGCATTGGTGCCTTTTTCAGCATGAATGCGGGAATAGACGGGCTTATTCAGAAGGCATATTTCATTTCACCTATTGTGGACATGGAGCGTCTTATTCTGGATATGATGAGATGGGCAAATGTAACGGAGGCGGAACTGGAAGCTCAAGGCGTAATTCATACTGAATTCGGCGAGGATTTATCGTGGGAGTATCTGAGCTACGTCAGAAATCATCCCCTTAAATGGAATGTGCCAACGCAGATTCTGTATGGCGAAAAAGACCAACTGACATCGCTGGCAACGATGAAGAATTTTGCCGAAAAGCATCATGCAGGGCTGACGGTTATGGAAAATGGTGAGCATTGGTTCCACACGGAGGAACAGATGGCTTTTCTTGATCATTGGATTTTGGGGGCGAAGTAA
- a CDS encoding class I SAM-dependent methyltransferase, with protein MDIESMARYWSQDAENYGDIIRKELASFRVEAWQNYLREKLPADTRKVLDLGCGPGFFSIILAKMGYEVTAVDCSEGMLAQARQLVESAGIKITLQQKDINHPEFPDDSFDAIVSRNVTWTLSNPWQVYEECQRMLRTGGRLLLFDANWNMPLFDEAMAKRAEDRREECLRQYGDALDSAADITEPFDPLQLPLSGTKRPYWDVELLRNMGFGDVHTEFDVTEKLWDDKERLLYGETPMFGIFATKF; from the coding sequence ATGGATATAGAAAGCATGGCCCGATATTGGTCGCAGGATGCAGAAAATTATGGTGACATCATACGGAAAGAACTGGCCAGTTTTCGTGTGGAGGCATGGCAGAACTATTTGCGGGAAAAATTGCCTGCGGATACCCGCAAGGTGCTCGATTTGGGCTGCGGCCCCGGATTTTTTTCCATTATCTTGGCCAAAATGGGCTACGAAGTAACGGCCGTGGATTGTTCAGAGGGGATGTTGGCTCAGGCAAGGCAGTTGGTTGAAAGCGCAGGCATCAAAATCACGTTACAACAAAAGGACATCAATCATCCGGAGTTTCCGGATGATTCCTTCGATGCCATTGTGAGCCGTAATGTAACCTGGACTTTATCAAATCCGTGGCAGGTATATGAGGAATGCCAGCGGATGCTGCGGACAGGAGGACGCCTGCTGCTCTTTGATGCCAACTGGAATATGCCTCTTTTTGATGAAGCTATGGCCAAACGGGCAGAAGACCGGCGGGAAGAATGCTTACGGCAGTATGGAGATGCTCTGGATTCAGCAGCGGATATAACCGAGCCTTTTGATCCGTTACAGCTGCCCCTCAGTGGAACAAAACGTCCCTATTGGGATGTAGAGCTGTTGCGTAACATGGGCTTTGGCGATGTGCATACAGAATTTGATGTGACGGAAAAGCTTTGGGACGATAAAGAGCGGTTGCTCTACGGTGAAACGCCAATGTTCGGCATCTTTGCCACGAAATTCTAG
- a CDS encoding LysR family transcriptional regulator: protein MNIQQMQYFAEVCRHENVTKAAASLHMSQSTLSLSMKNLETETGLNLFRHVGRNIQLTADGQALFHEVEKMLKQVKRFEASVKEIAKRHNHLQLAVPSQIATIILPLLLGEFFQLHPEIQLEITEPAGGAALDMVEREEVDLAFVHDAEGRPNLTLRKLSSWPICLCVPRSHPLADKPSVTLAEAAAYPLVLLSRKFILTKRVLAEFDRQKLQPQILHYSPNLSSVWNIVQQGIALSILTGNGILQDSNLMAIPIEGLAQKGFIVTKKGRQIYADERCLIDFVRRKFADAPEHMNSTP, encoded by the coding sequence ATGAATATCCAGCAAATGCAATACTTCGCCGAGGTTTGCCGTCACGAAAATGTTACCAAAGCAGCCGCCAGCCTGCATATGTCCCAATCCACCCTGAGCCTGTCCATGAAGAACCTCGAAACGGAAACCGGCCTGAACCTGTTCCGTCATGTAGGGCGCAATATTCAGCTCACCGCTGACGGACAGGCCTTGTTTCATGAAGTGGAAAAGATGCTGAAGCAAGTCAAACGCTTTGAAGCCAGTGTCAAAGAGATTGCCAAACGACATAACCACCTGCAGCTGGCCGTGCCTTCGCAAATTGCCACCATTATCCTGCCGCTGCTTTTGGGCGAATTTTTCCAACTACACCCGGAAATCCAATTGGAAATCACAGAACCTGCCGGCGGCGCAGCACTGGATATGGTGGAGCGGGAAGAAGTCGACCTGGCCTTTGTCCACGATGCCGAAGGACGGCCCAATCTCACCTTGCGCAAATTATCGTCCTGGCCCATCTGCCTCTGTGTCCCACGCAGCCATCCGCTGGCCGATAAGCCAAGCGTCACTTTAGCCGAAGCGGCCGCCTATCCTCTGGTGCTGCTCAGTCGTAAATTTATCCTGACCAAACGCGTGCTGGCTGAATTTGACCGGCAAAAGCTCCAGCCACAGATTCTCCATTATTCCCCCAACCTTTCGAGCGTTTGGAATATCGTCCAGCAGGGCATCGCCCTGTCGATTCTGACCGGCAATGGCATTTTGCAGGATAGCAATCTTATGGCCATTCCCATTGAAGGACTTGCCCAAAAAGGATTTATCGTCACCAAAAAAGGCCGGCAAATCTACGCGGACGAACGCTGTCTTATCGACTTCGTCCGGCGTAAATTTGCCGACGCTCCTGAACATATGAACAGTACACCATAA
- a CDS encoding DMT family transporter, which yields MRNLLIGSLLLSLAGSIWGAMFIAVRLTVGVITPVALVWLRYGVALVPLVLIMLYQKSSWKIERKDWKLLLISALTGQTLSIVTQESGTMLTSAQMGSVITAATPAFMVVFGCLILHERFNFSRLLSVVLATAGVLLIVVDPENLQTGSFLGGVYLFVAAITWALMSILVN from the coding sequence TTGCGTAATTTACTGATTGGTTCGTTGCTATTGTCGCTGGCTGGCAGTATTTGGGGAGCCATGTTTATTGCTGTCCGTTTGACCGTAGGCGTGATTACGCCTGTGGCTTTGGTTTGGCTGCGGTACGGTGTGGCGCTGGTCCCGTTAGTGCTTATCATGTTGTATCAAAAATCTTCCTGGAAAATTGAGCGCAAGGACTGGAAGCTCCTGCTTATTTCTGCGTTGACCGGTCAAACGCTCTCTATTGTCACGCAGGAATCGGGAACCATGCTGACTTCAGCACAGATGGGTTCGGTGATAACGGCGGCTACACCGGCATTTATGGTGGTGTTCGGCTGCCTGATTCTGCATGAGCGGTTTAATTTCAGCCGTTTGTTGTCTGTAGTTTTGGCAACGGCGGGTGTGCTGCTAATCGTCGTTGACCCGGAGAATCTGCAAACCGGCAGTTTTTTGGGCGGTGTCTATTTGTTTGTCGCAGCTATCACCTGGGCGTTGATGTCCATACTCGTGAATTAA
- a CDS encoding SDR family oxidoreductase: MAKVTSCSPCRKDSCPCCQSGHRLSALTLEQDRALAMTPTEDLLKVDFLQPEKIKDTLHAYQLAKRCNEKRTMYEAVRWGERGARINDIAPGIIVTPLAIDEFNGPRGDFYKNMFAKCPAGRPGTADEVADVAELLMSERAQFITGFHIFGRWRGNSFLLLWAVAAINNCYYR; this comes from the coding sequence ATGGCAAAGGTCACGTCCTGTTCGCCTTGCAGGAAGGATTCCTGTCCGTGCTGCCAGTCCGGTCATCGCCTGTCGGCACTCACGCTGGAGCAGGACAGGGCACTGGCGATGACGCCGACAGAAGACCTGCTAAAGGTGGATTTTTTGCAGCCGGAAAAGATAAAGGATACTTTGCATGCCTATCAACTGGCTAAACGCTGTAATGAAAAGCGCACGATGTATGAAGCTGTCCGCTGGGGCGAACGTGGTGCGAGGATAAATGATATTGCGCCTGGAATTATCGTTACGCCTTTGGCTATAGATGAATTCAATGGCCCGCGTGGTGATTTTTACAAGAATATGTTTGCCAAATGCCCAGCAGGCCGCCCAGGTACTGCTGATGAAGTGGCTGATGTGGCAGAGCTTTTGATGAGCGAACGGGCGCAGTTTATCACGGGTTTCCACATTTTTGGTAGATGGAGGGGCAACAGCTTCTTATTACTATGGGCCGTTGCAGCCATAAATAATTGCTACTACCGGTAA
- a CDS encoding flavodoxin family protein — translation MKVMMVNGSPHPQGNTAMALQEMQKVFAENGVEVEMVHVGNKAIRGCIGCRACAQKGKCVFDDIVNETAPLFAECDGLVVGSPVYYASANATLVAYLTRLFFSTGFDKTMKVGASVVVARRGGLSATFDELNKFFTISGMPIAASQYWNSVHGGAPGEAAQDIEGMQTMRTLARNMTFLMKSIQLGKEKFGLPEKESWQATNFIR, via the coding sequence ATGAAAGTCATGATGGTCAATGGTTCACCGCATCCGCAGGGCAATACGGCAATGGCTTTGCAGGAAATGCAGAAAGTCTTTGCGGAAAACGGTGTAGAAGTCGAAATGGTTCATGTGGGCAATAAGGCAATTCGCGGCTGCATAGGCTGTCGGGCCTGCGCGCAGAAGGGAAAATGTGTGTTTGACGATATCGTCAATGAAACAGCACCGTTGTTTGCCGAATGTGATGGTCTGGTCGTGGGCAGCCCGGTTTATTACGCTTCAGCAAATGCTACCCTGGTCGCTTACCTGACGCGCCTGTTTTTCAGTACCGGTTTTGACAAGACGATGAAAGTGGGGGCAAGTGTAGTGGTGGCCCGGCGTGGTGGCTTGTCGGCAACTTTTGATGAGCTCAATAAGTTCTTCACCATATCGGGCATGCCCATTGCTGCTAGTCAATACTGGAACAGTGTTCATGGCGGAGCGCCGGGAGAAGCGGCGCAGGATATTGAGGGCATGCAGACCATGCGGACATTGGCGCGTAATATGACCTTCCTGATGAAAAGTATCCAGTTGGGCAAGGAAAAATTTGGCCTGCCAGAGAAAGAATCTTGGCAAGCCACTAACTTTATTCGCTGA
- a CDS encoding SEL1-like repeat protein, whose translation MRRYQKILALTLVGTGAFMLPSTLPVQAATVQAGEVQAGAAIHGLQKVTAVTRVYGSGEQVAEAILEYPKALLPSAVKPTDFAVSGKEITAVMVNDKPELTNKAQAGRYVILQFAKQNNVYDGDLSKKPGRQARPADDKNGQGTDAPRQSNRKMPDLSLQVQQVRPLTAIDGTTFAPLTVSATAVNEPDLERFQQYEYTDKEVGATIPYNLYLPQNYDPKKKYPLLFFVADASANINAIKTPLFQGNGATIWASDSEQAKHECIILALQYTADLVDKIGMMTTDENVWTPGLTLVTNLLHDVIERYSVDKNRIYGTGQSQGGMANIAISDKYPDLFAAQWLVACQWNVEEMAAMKDKKLWITVCEGDTKAFPGMNAATALWESLGSKVARNKTFWDSHASITEINANVKDMTAANAPINYSVFAGGNHMYTWSFAYDIEAIRDWLFQQRKDGQPHSLLAKALQDAGLAAYNAGDYEQALAKFTAANNKGHMKAPRYIGLCYEHGYGVTANTKEAAKWYAIAAERGDITGTYYLGRLYETGNGVPQDYHKALTLYQKAAQRGDIIAAPDMAALGHMYENGLGVEKNLQKAQEWYTKASISE comes from the coding sequence ATGCGCAGATATCAAAAAATATTGGCTTTGACTTTGGTGGGGACAGGGGCATTTATGCTGCCGAGCACACTCCCCGTACAGGCAGCCACCGTACAAGCTGGTGAAGTGCAGGCAGGCGCTGCTATTCATGGCCTGCAAAAAGTTACAGCTGTAACGCGTGTCTATGGCAGCGGCGAACAGGTTGCCGAAGCGATTTTAGAATACCCGAAAGCACTTTTACCCTCAGCTGTAAAGCCCACGGACTTTGCTGTATCCGGCAAAGAGATTACCGCCGTAATGGTAAACGATAAACCGGAACTTACGAATAAGGCGCAAGCCGGGCGTTATGTCATCCTGCAGTTTGCTAAGCAGAACAATGTCTATGATGGTGATTTAAGCAAAAAGCCGGGGCGTCAGGCAAGACCTGCCGATGATAAAAACGGCCAGGGCACAGATGCGCCCCGCCAATCCAACCGCAAAATGCCGGATTTATCCCTGCAGGTACAACAGGTGCGCCCTCTTACTGCTATTGACGGCACCACCTTTGCCCCGCTGACTGTATCCGCGACAGCCGTAAATGAGCCAGACTTAGAACGGTTCCAGCAATACGAATACACCGATAAGGAAGTGGGCGCCACGATTCCTTATAATCTATATCTGCCCCAAAACTATGACCCAAAGAAAAAATATCCGCTGCTGTTTTTTGTGGCCGATGCCAGTGCCAACATCAACGCGATAAAAACACCGCTGTTCCAAGGCAACGGCGCCACCATTTGGGCCAGCGACAGCGAACAGGCCAAGCATGAATGCATTATCCTTGCTCTGCAGTATACCGCCGACTTAGTTGACAAAATCGGCATGATGACCACCGATGAAAATGTCTGGACACCGGGACTTACCCTCGTGACCAATTTACTCCATGATGTGATTGAGCGTTACAGCGTAGACAAAAACCGCATCTACGGCACCGGCCAGTCGCAGGGCGGCATGGCCAACATTGCCATCAGTGATAAATATCCGGATTTATTTGCCGCGCAATGGCTCGTAGCCTGCCAATGGAATGTGGAAGAAATGGCCGCCATGAAGGACAAAAAACTCTGGATAACCGTCTGTGAAGGCGATACCAAAGCCTTCCCCGGCATGAATGCCGCAACAGCCCTTTGGGAATCCCTGGGCAGCAAAGTTGCGCGGAATAAGACCTTTTGGGACAGTCATGCAAGTATTACAGAAATCAATGCAAACGTCAAAGACATGACCGCCGCCAACGCGCCTATTAATTACTCCGTCTTTGCTGGCGGCAACCACATGTATACCTGGTCATTTGCCTATGATATCGAAGCCATCCGCGACTGGCTGTTCCAGCAGCGCAAAGACGGCCAGCCACACAGCTTACTTGCCAAAGCCTTACAAGATGCCGGCCTCGCCGCCTACAACGCCGGTGATTATGAACAGGCACTCGCAAAATTTACGGCTGCCAATAACAAAGGACATATGAAAGCCCCTCGTTACATAGGCCTTTGCTATGAACACGGCTATGGCGTAACAGCTAATACCAAAGAAGCCGCCAAATGGTACGCCATTGCCGCCGAGCGGGGCGATATTACAGGCACGTATTATTTAGGACGTTTATACGAAACCGGCAACGGCGTTCCCCAGGATTATCACAAGGCTTTGACGTTATACCAAAAAGCTGCCCAGCGAGGTGATATCATTGCAGCACCTGACATGGCAGCTTTGGGGCATATGTATGAAAATGGCCTGGGTGTAGAAAAAAATCTGCAGAAGGCTCAGGAATGGTACACAAAAGCATCAATCAGCGAATAA
- a CDS encoding LysR substrate-binding domain-containing protein gives MEYTMKRVPDVTCHHLFDSHIYLITEKNDALTKKPLVTPSDLKGRTLMVGGGSPPMLRALQQRIISEIHVDYFNSPDHDNTLTNVAAHKGVCLAPGFLNDHNGEFAWLDFDSDVVIPCGVYTHKNDKRQSLHAFIELLQHFYRDQPDFKV, from the coding sequence ATGGAATACACGATGAAGCGCGTACCGGATGTGACCTGTCACCACCTGTTTGACAGTCACATCTACCTGATTACCGAGAAAAATGACGCCCTGACAAAAAAGCCGCTGGTTACGCCCAGCGACTTAAAAGGTCGTACACTTATGGTAGGCGGCGGCTCACCGCCCATGCTGCGTGCCCTGCAGCAACGCATAATCAGCGAAATTCATGTGGATTATTTCAACAGTCCCGACCACGACAACACCCTGACCAACGTGGCTGCCCACAAAGGGGTCTGTCTGGCACCAGGTTTCTTAAATGACCATAACGGCGAATTTGCCTGGCTCGACTTTGACAGCGATGTCGTCATTCCCTGTGGTGTTTACACGCATAAAAACGACAAGCGCCAATCCCTGCACGCCTTTATTGAACTTTTGCAGCACTTCTACCGTGACCAGCCGGATTTCAAGGTCTGA
- a CDS encoding UxaA family hydrolase, which translates to MEKKAILLDEKDNVATCTSEAQSEDMVICHGGGSAQVKAVETIPIWHKIALKPIAKGEMVYKYGEIIGETLQDIPQGGWVSHENIRSIPRDYASEYAMGKEGK; encoded by the coding sequence ATGGAAAAGAAAGCGATTCTGCTGGACGAAAAGGACAATGTGGCCACCTGCACCAGCGAAGCACAGTCGGAGGATATGGTTATTTGTCATGGCGGCGGCAGTGCCCAGGTTAAAGCTGTCGAAACGATTCCCATTTGGCACAAGATTGCCTTAAAACCTATCGCCAAGGGTGAAATGGTCTATAAGTACGGGGAAATCATCGGGGAAACCTTGCAGGATATTCCGCAGGGCGGCTGGGTATCGCATGAGAATATTCGCAGCATTCCCCGGGATTACGCCAGTGAGTATGCAATGGGCAAGGAGGGCAAATAA
- a CDS encoding MarR family winged helix-turn-helix transcriptional regulator: MLQETTGYIICRTARKIHQFMTKVLADYDITPEQWVVLQIVSKEKNLSQQELAARLEKDKNSTKALVDRLIKKELLTRQKDDSDKRFYKLQATPAGIFLTKELAKLDYDFMRETESGLTDEELTSFTKTLTRLEEKITAKL; encoded by the coding sequence ATGCTACAAGAAACCACAGGCTATATCATTTGCCGTACAGCTCGCAAGATTCATCAGTTCATGACAAAAGTATTAGCCGATTATGACATCACCCCAGAACAATGGGTGGTGCTGCAAATTGTCAGCAAGGAGAAAAACCTTTCTCAACAAGAATTAGCTGCGCGCTTGGAAAAAGACAAAAACAGCACCAAAGCTTTGGTGGACAGACTGATAAAAAAAGAATTATTGACCCGTCAAAAAGATGACAGCGATAAACGGTTCTATAAGCTGCAAGCCACCCCCGCTGGTATCTTTCTCACCAAGGAACTGGCAAAACTTGACTATGACTTTATGCGGGAAACCGAATCCGGGCTTACAGACGAGGAATTAACCAGCTTTACAAAAACCCTCACTAGACTGGAAGAAAAAATCACGGCTAAGTTGTGA
- a CDS encoding DMT family transporter, with protein MPQIWGSVLYVGMISTTAGFVLWSKGLTYMDASIGGLFMFFQPIVGTILGWLLLGEAMTDYFLPGFALIAVGVVLAMKGGNTTAAEKLQRSRKEYAQRRSR; from the coding sequence ATGCCGCAGATATGGGGCTCGGTACTTTATGTGGGGATGATTTCCACCACGGCAGGATTTGTCCTTTGGAGCAAAGGGCTGACGTATATGGATGCATCCATTGGCGGCTTGTTTATGTTCTTTCAGCCGATCGTTGGCACAATCTTAGGCTGGTTATTACTCGGTGAAGCCATGACCGACTATTTTTTGCCTGGTTTTGCGCTTATTGCCGTCGGTGTAGTGCTGGCTATGAAGGGCGGCAATACAACTGCTGCGGAAAAACTGCAAAGAAGCCGCAAAGAGTATGCACAAAGGCGTTCGCGGTAA
- a CDS encoding MBL fold metallo-hydrolase encodes MMNFYSPISRKNFLKGSLALTAGLLLGDPQAFAASTEYPHSPEEATGETAMHYLFDRTPIEPAQVFDNLFYIGSISVAQFVVRTSEGLIMIDSGWDEQDADYAAASMKKLGLSPADTRYILLTHGHSDHYGGAQFFKDKYAPQAKIGINIIDSNWYSVIPAQNAFSGVRPHIDIELNDRQTITLGDTNIFLVLTPGHTPGCLSMIVPVTDHGEKHHVAIWGGTGTPANLEMNYLYLSAVNYFAKYTADFQVDVEMSAHGWVDDTFPRLEKLKHRRPGQPHPFVIGQKKYRKYEDVFRKMAQEAIKKYQP; translated from the coding sequence ATGATGAATTTCTATTCACCTATTTCCAGAAAAAACTTTCTCAAAGGCAGTCTGGCTCTAACCGCCGGCTTGTTATTGGGTGACCCACAGGCATTCGCTGCATCCACAGAATATCCCCATTCGCCGGAGGAAGCTACCGGTGAAACAGCCATGCACTATTTATTTGACCGCACGCCCATCGAACCCGCGCAAGTCTTTGACAACCTTTTCTACATTGGCTCCATCTCCGTAGCTCAATTTGTGGTGCGCACTAGTGAAGGTCTTATCATGATTGACTCCGGCTGGGATGAACAGGATGCAGACTATGCCGCCGCCAGCATGAAAAAGCTAGGCTTATCCCCTGCCGACACCCGCTATATTCTCCTTACCCACGGCCACAGCGACCACTATGGTGGTGCCCAGTTCTTCAAGGATAAATATGCGCCGCAGGCAAAAATCGGCATTAATATCATTGACAGCAACTGGTATTCGGTAATTCCCGCTCAAAATGCTTTTTCCGGCGTACGTCCCCATATTGACATCGAGCTGAATGACCGTCAGACCATAACCTTAGGCGACACAAATATTTTCCTCGTACTCACCCCCGGTCATACCCCGGGCTGCCTGTCCATGATTGTCCCAGTCACTGACCATGGCGAAAAACATCATGTGGCCATTTGGGGCGGCACCGGCACACCAGCCAATCTGGAAATGAATTACCTCTATCTAAGCGCAGTAAACTACTTCGCAAAATACACCGCTGATTTCCAGGTTGATGTAGAAATGAGCGCCCATGGCTGGGTAGACGATACCTTTCCCCGTCTGGAAAAACTCAAACACCGCCGCCCTGGCCAGCCCCATCCCTTTGTTATCGGTCAGAAAAAATACCGTAAGTATGAAGATGTCTTCCGGAAAATGGCACAGGAGGCCATAAAAAAATACCAACCGTAA
- a CDS encoding GNAT family N-acetyltransferase: protein MRTYVKRTVLETERLRLYVTSQAEMEEIIDRQTDDELQKAYQEMLDGYLAHPEQGEWYAIWMVTRHDGVQVGDLSFKGLNEDGSVEIGYGINDEFQGQGYATEAVAVAVNWALKQAGVLRVEAETEPDNAASQRVLAKCGFVPNGIVGEEGPRYVRR from the coding sequence ATGAGAACATACGTTAAACGGACTGTATTAGAAACAGAACGGCTAAGGTTATATGTAACATCACAAGCGGAAATGGAGGAGATTATCGATAGACAGACCGACGATGAGCTCCAAAAAGCTTATCAAGAAATGCTGGATGGTTATCTGGCCCATCCTGAGCAGGGAGAGTGGTACGCTATATGGATGGTGACACGCCACGATGGCGTGCAGGTTGGAGATTTGTCATTCAAGGGACTTAATGAAGATGGCTCCGTAGAAATTGGATACGGCATAAATGATGAATTCCAAGGGCAGGGATATGCCACAGAAGCAGTTGCAGTTGCTGTGAACTGGGCTTTGAAGCAGGCTGGCGTATTGCGTGTGGAGGCCGAAACAGAGCCGGATAATGCAGCTTCGCAGCGTGTTCTGGCAAAATGTGGCTTTGTCCCCAATGGAATCGTTGGCGAGGAAGGGCCGCGCTATGTAAGAAGGTAA
- a CDS encoding UxaA family hydrolase, which translates to MEFYGYRRKEGRPGIRNHILILPACACGSESCRIVASQVRGAVNIVFNTGCSDVAANTEMSQKVLTGFALNPNVYGVVIIGLGCETVPHAKLREKIQARCSKPVVSFGIQEEGGTLKTIEKAVRAAREMAAEAGLQQKEKFPISELLLGIECGGSDATSGIASNPAVGNLSDRLVDLGASAMMSESIEWIGGEHVLARRGATPEIHDQIIRVCEDYEKHLLAAGQDCRAGQPTPGNKAGGLSTIDEKSLGCIRKGGTRPIVEVLEQAQPPTKRGAIVMDTAGYDISSVTSMAAAGCQVIIFTTGRGTPTGNAIVPVLKVTANEHTYSWMEDNMDVDLSGIIRGEQTIEESGGMLLEKLHEIANGKLTKAEAYGFSDIAVDHVCRFV; encoded by the coding sequence ATGGAATTTTACGGTTACAGACGCAAAGAAGGCCGCCCCGGCATCCGCAATCATATTTTGATTCTGCCCGCTTGTGCCTGTGGCAGTGAGTCCTGCCGGATTGTGGCCAGTCAGGTACGGGGCGCGGTGAATATCGTCTTTAACACCGGCTGCAGTGATGTGGCGGCCAATACGGAAATGAGTCAGAAGGTGCTCACGGGTTTTGCTCTGAATCCTAACGTGTACGGCGTAGTCATCATCGGCCTGGGCTGTGAAACCGTACCCCATGCCAAGCTGCGGGAAAAGATACAGGCAAGATGTTCCAAGCCGGTAGTTTCCTTTGGCATACAGGAGGAAGGCGGCACCTTAAAGACCATTGAAAAAGCTGTGCGGGCTGCCCGGGAAATGGCAGCTGAAGCCGGGCTGCAGCAAAAAGAAAAATTCCCCATCAGCGAGTTGCTGTTGGGGATAGAATGTGGCGGCAGCGATGCTACCTCTGGGATTGCCTCCAATCCTGCGGTGGGCAATCTTAGCGACAGGCTGGTGGATTTGGGGGCGTCCGCCATGATGAGTGAGTCCATTGAGTGGATTGGCGGCGAACATGTGCTGGCCCGTCGGGGTGCCACGCCGGAAATCCACGACCAGATCATTCGGGTGTGCGAGGATTATGAGAAACATTTGCTGGCCGCAGGACAGGATTGCCGAGCCGGGCAGCCGACACCAGGCAACAAAGCGGGCGGTTTGTCCACGATTGACGAAAAGAGCCTCGGCTGTATCCGCAAAGGCGGCACCCGTCCCATCGTGGAGGTGCTGGAACAGGCGCAGCCACCCACGAAGCGCGGGGCCATTGTCATGGATACGGCAGGGTATGATATTTCTTCCGTAACGTCCATGGCGGCCGCCGGCTGTCAGGTCATTATCTTTACTACGGGCAGGGGAACGCCTACGGGCAACGCCATTGTACCGGTGCTGAAAGTGACCGCCAATGAACATACCTATAGCTGGATGGAAGATAATATGGACGTGGATTTATCGGGCATTATCCGAGGGGAGCAGACCATTGAGGAAAGCGGCGGGATGCTGCTGGAAAAGCTTCACGAGATAGCAAATGGCAAGCTCACCAAAGCAGAAGCCTATGGTTTTTCGGATATTGCGGTTGACCATGTGTGCAGATTCGTGTAA